The Rosa chinensis cultivar Old Blush chromosome 7, RchiOBHm-V2, whole genome shotgun sequence DNA segment agtttaaaaattgtttatttttgtccactcacgctaacgtattttatgtactttcccctgggcccttcggtttcaaatgcccagtttgcaggcgaattggttgaggtcgggcgtacacgggttgaggcatagtcaacagcatggcttccgcatctgcctttgaattaggttttcctcttatacctttctgttagaattgctctgattacctttgggatttatgctatttggagttgagatgtgtgttttgggaattggagactgatgttgatttggggagcagggtggctccaggagcataaggatgaattgattaagtgtaaatgttttgtacaggtttgggtagcccattttaggggaagttccgccaaatttttggtagaatttcttctaaggtgggtgggccccgcagggtcacttcggatttcagggtgaaatctggggctggtcctgtcactttgatgagacagttttcccgtcgttagggggcagataagaacacggatattcaacaggaatgacaggaattgtcgtggtctgtccctactatgtctcatctcgatcctcgctaaagtgacgagattacACACATCTACTGCGAACATGCCTGCAAAGATGGACGTCCCTAAGAGAGAACGTAATGCCACCCTACATCGAGGTAGGCATGACACCAACGCCAgagagagtggcactttggcatcacaggccatggccctagctaggatgtgtgggaggcccgtgggttcgaaggatactttagCACAATCCAATaatttgatcatcgatactcaaaatccgcctCATGAGAATGTTCTAGTTtaaggttatcgttgggggacgcctcaacattagaacctattcctaagaACATAGAGCTctctgaaaattacactagtgtatagGGCTGGCCTCGGGTCGGTTCTGCAGTTTGCAGTACTCAACCCGGAACCGAAACCGACTATTGCTTATCGGTTCGGATTTGCTGTTTTTGGGATCAAGAACCGAGGTAGAACCGAACCGACTATGTTCGGGTCGGTTTTCGGTTCCTAATTCTGTTCTTCAGTTCTACGGTTCCTCGGTTTTCGGTTCCTAGTTCGGTTCTTCGGTTCTACGGTTCCTCGGTTCCCGGTTCCTAGTTCGGTTCTTCGGTTCTACGGTTCCTCGGTTCCTAGTTCGGTTCCTCGGTTCCTATGTTAACCAAACTGTCAGTTTGGCATGAAATACCACTTTCCAGCCATTTTTAGTTTCCTGTTTCCTGTTTTCCAGACACACACTCAACATTGCACAATACCACAATCTATTCACTCATTCATGCTCAACATTATCTACATATATAAcaatcaacaattcaacatCATAATTGCAAATCAGCAATTTCCAACAATTCTCAAAGACTCAAACTATCAAAGCAAAACTGTAGAACAATGCAAAGATGCAAGTATGCAACAATATACAATTATACATATTCCAGCAAACtgcaacaaataaaaataagcaATAGATTGTCCATAGTCCATCCAGAACAATGCAGCTGCATCAATTTGCAGTAAACTAAAATGAATTGAAAGTCTCCAACGGAAACAAataacttaaaattaaaatagttCATCAAAGTGCACAACTTCAAACAAATTTCCAGCATGGCTTCCTCAATGCAACAAGGCTTCCATCAATATTAAATCTGCATACAGAATTTGAAGCTGCAATCAATGATATTAggacagttaaaaaaaaattgaacttcaaatgaagCAAAAATGTTCAGACCTTTGTGCAGCCTTGATTGTTGAGTGAATTGGAtcattttttctgctttttcttcttggttgtaggggctgaagctgaagctTCAGAACTCTTGGTTGCTCTGCCACTTGGTGCAGATCCAGATGCAGCAGCAGTGTTCTTGGCCTTCTCAGCTTTCTCTCTATCCTTTTTTTCATGGTCTGCAcaatgtcaaaactcaaaacagtaAATCACATAGATTTTGAAACTAATTTCTTGTACCAGATTTAAAAACAGTCAACTAAAAATACCAAAAACACATACCAGCTTCAATCTGTTCATATGACTCCATTTCTTCTATAGTTGGAATGTACTCCAACCCCATAATGGCATCAGCCTTCAACCAATTTTGAAGACATATCAGTTTTTCAACTGTTTTTGGGTTTAAAGAGCTTCTGTATGGATCTATTACCCTTTTTCCAGTGCTAAAACTTGACTCACTTGCAACTGTAGACACTTGTATGGCTAATATATCTCTAGCCAATGATTGCAAGTTGAGATATTTACCTCCACTCAGCTTCcaccaatccaaaatcttccaATCATCATGTTCAGTTTTTCCCTGCTCCTGCAACAGTGCAACCACATGTATCGCTCATGAgcctttttttttcaatctccTCCCTGCAAACAGATAGACATGAAGCCACATTCAGTTACCCTTGAATCACAAGAactaaacacaaattaaagTAGCAGAATTAACTCTAGGGCATCAAATCTCAACAATCAACATGGATCTGCAACTACTGTCAACTTGACGTGTGCGTAACTGCTgcatatgcatgaattgatctGCAACTGCTGGTATTCGAGGAAACTCATGCATTTATTATGTAATTCAATCCACCAACCCATCACAGTTAGATTATGACAGTGAAAATAATTGAGTCATCTCAACTTTCTTAACAATTAATGACAAACTCACATGAACTGAGCCTTTAAAACTCACCATTAATAGTTTGAGCTAAGAATGATATGCATGTCAAACTCCAAACTTCATTCATGAGAGAACTCAAAACTTACACTAATTTTTCCAATGTCCCTTTTtatactatttttttctttactttgaGTGAAATACTGAAGGAAACAAAGTGCAGTAATAATCAGAAATGGGTTCAACATATGAGCTTCGATCCTACATATACCTTAATATAAAGTAATACCCCATCAGTCCATTATGCATCCAACACAGAGGCGACTTGAGGATTCATAATAACTCAGTAAGtaattaattactaattagaAACCCTAGGTCCTTGCCCTTAGCCTTGTTCCACCATTCCCATTTTTTATAAACATCTCAAACAAGAAAACCAGCAGTTACGCACACGGATCTGCATAGTGAAAGGATTGAAAGCTTACATTGACCAAATCGCAGACGGATCTGCATCAACCAAGTCCCAGGCAGAGCTGTATCAACCAAATCGCAGATGGCCAACACAAATCGAAGACGAGATGTTTCTGGGTTCGTCTCGCTCGCTCGTTCTGGGTTTGTCTCGCTCGCTCGTCTGGGTTCGTCTCGCTCGCTCGTTCTGGGTTCGTCTCGCTCGCTCGTTCTGGATTCGTCTCGCTCGCTCGTTCTGGGTTCGTCTCGCTCGCTCGTCTGGGTTCGTCTCGCTCGCTCGTTCTGGGTTCGTCTCGCTCGCTCGTTCTGGGTTCGTCACTAACATCTGGGATGAGAGCCTGAGAGAGTCAGAGTCGTCTTCGAATCTAAGATAGGATGGAGactgagagaatgagagagtgaTCTAGGATGGAGAGTTGGAGACTGACtgactgagagagtgagagactgagagagtctCCGAATCTGATCgaatgagagagtgagagactgagagtttgagggaagagataatttagggttttgatccAATGGATAGGAGATTATGAGATAAAATGGAAGGTTCTGATCGCATTTGGAAGACCTGATCACATGAGAAAGGGTCTATTTTACAGAAATAAGCTTGGCCTTATTATCTAATTATACAATGACATGTGTATTTCGGTTCCAAAGAGTTTTTAAAACCAAGCACCGGAACCGAACCGAATATGCAACTCCAAGAACCGAACCGAGAAAAATGCAAACACATATGCcgtagaaccgaaccgaaccgagacTTTCGGTGAGGTTCGGTGCGGTTCCTTCGGTTTTACGGTTCTAAATCCCAGCcctactagtgtacatgagacgtgggataaaaactccatcatgattgatgatgtattcgccaTTTCATAGCTCATGAGTTTGTtaagtccgatgatatcgaactgcgctccgttgatgaatgaatgccaacatagagaaaattggcctaaatagaaagatgcgatccagattaagttggattctctaactaagaggaaggtttttcgagccagtgatgccaacacctcctaacataaaacttgttgattaatgggtctttgttagaaagcgtgatgagaaaaagatatggtaatctagccttatggtgcaaagtttctcacaaaacgctctggaatcgactacgatgagacaaattctcttgtaatggatgtctTTGCACTCcattaccttgtcagtttggtagtttctgaataactaaacatatagcttacgaatgtggtcactacgtatctcgatggggatctagatacggaatatacatgaaggttcatgatgaacttcatttacccaagtcaagtgactctatagaccacggagcgcatttgtaatgaggttgaaacgctcaataaagtgactacttgatccggaagagatatgaatagaaactccctttctttttttgagggAGGGATATGGGAGATTAACAGTGCATGCACGCACTTTCAAAAAATGTGTTGTTCAATGTACAGTAAAAATCTTAATACACATAGCAATTAATAATTTGtaccttaattttcaattttaccctctttttaaggaaaaaaaagaaaaagaaaaaaagggcaTTAGGCATTCAGCACATCCAACCTCGGCATGCTTTCTCCGACCTCTTTCGCCAATTCACATTTAGCCTTGTACTTATTATAAAGGTAAATTTCGAAAACTTAGTAATATTATTTCTTGTTTCTCATATACATATATCGTCAAGAGTGATAGAAAAATGGAAGACTAAGTGATCGTGGTCACCATAAATAGGGGGGCTCTGTGCACACTTGAGAGTTTGCAAAGAGTGCTGCACATGCTTGGCCACACGAGCCCGCGTTTATGTCTTGGTGAGTTGGTGTGTTTACATGATGATTATGTCCATCTGCTAATTGTGATTCTAGATATAGATTGCAGAGACATATATTTCATTCTTATGCATAAATTTTCAAGTATTCATCCATGCGGGTGTATTTCACTTCTGGATAAAGCTTTGAAGCTTCTTCTCCTTCCTCCTCTATTTCGAAGTTTGTCAAAGAGCCTTCATAGAAAATGTGATAGAAATGCCCCACCCCGACCTGGCCTGCATAGTCCATACctgaaaaacacacacacaaacatatatatatatatatatatatatatatatatatatatatatatatataactatatattacTCAAAGGATTAGAGGAAGTACAATGTATACATGTCTAGGTGCAAGTAGTATATATGCATCTTCACAGGCATGCCTATTTCACCGAGTCTCTCTCTGAAATAGTGTCCAAATTGTTATGCCTCTCGTGCAGGTTCAGAACTTACCCAACAATGAATAATGCATgtccaaaataaaatctaaactaaaattattgcttgataCAGTAATGGAAAACAAATTGCATAAGTATGAGAGTTTCAAATTATTCATAACAcgatcctttgatcctctttaaaatatatatatatatatatatatatatatatatatatatatatattcactcaAACAACTTTCTAGCTACCTTGCAACACTTTAGTACTCTTACCTTTCATAGAGGCAAGGAGGTCTTCTTTAGAAAGGGAAATTTTCTCTAGTTTCTTTCCAACAAGATTTTCCCAAATGTCCACCAATTGTCTTTGAGTGAGTAGGTTTTCGGGCGGAAGAAGATACAATGTTTTGTTGCAAGTTCGCGGATCATCTATTGTCTTGATTGTATAGCTTCCAATGTCATCTTCGTCCATGAAAGATACTGTGTACATggacaacaacaaaaacttcAGACAAATATTTGGTAGCGTACCCTTGTATAAAATCGAATTTTCATTAAAATATCTTGGTTGTTAAATTGGactttaattttgttaaaaacACAATCTTAAAAACTCTAAAGGATGGATGGTTTACGGAGTCTTAAAattaatttgaaagaaaatgaaaatatatttatttCCTTTTGTGAACAACCTTTAAAgaacctaaataattaaaaaaccaaatgaattaaataaatataattaCCAAAGGGATGGGTAACACTTGAGTATAAGgacaacaaaatttttttttctttatataaggACAATAAGATTTTTTctgtttacttgttttttgaTAAGTATAATATGCATAACATGAAACGTTACCTTTAGTGTTGCCATCTCCATAAATAAGGACTTTGTCCTTCGGAGGAACAAGTGTTCCCATCTGAGAGAGATTGCCCGCAAAATAACCGGCGAAGCCAGCACCACACACATAAGTGAAGGGGATGTTGGCGTCTTCTATTGCCTTTCTCACCACCATTTTCTCATCAAATGTTACTCTTCCTGGTTCAAGTCCATGTCCCATACGCGCCGGGTCCAAACCAAACTCTGATGGCAAGAAGCGCTACACATAGAGAGGAAAAAAAGTAAATACGGCTCATGATAGACTAAATGTTAGGGTTTAGACCTGCTTGCAAAAATTCGAGAACCTATTCCTTAGAACTTTGACCCAAAGCTATTCTACGCCCTGAGTTAGTTCATAGCCTTGTTGAAGGAAGAAAATCCTGGATTGCCATACATATGTAATTGTTATGTACATTAATGAGAGAAAATAAATCGGAGTCAAATACCTTAACATTTCCAGCTTGTTTAATGGCTTCAACAAGCTTGAGCTGCAACAAAAGGTTGTGACTCCGGAAATGCACCCCCGACATGGTGCAAATGACAACGTCAACTTGTTTCACGGCATCGACAAGGCTTTGGATATCAGAAAACGAACCCTCCACGAGATGAGCCCCTTGCTTCTTAAACGACAAGAGCATTTGTAGTTTCTCAATATCGAGGCCAATCTCCGTTGCCGGCCTTTGAAGGACATAAGTCGGGTAGCCTTGTGCTAGGCTTGCACTAACAATCCTTCTCCCAATATATCCAGTACCACCTACCACAAGAACCTTAAGGTTGCTCTTTGCATTTGCCATGTCTTTGCCTAGCTCTCTGGTTATGTCTTCCGTTATTACAAAGACACGATacctatatatagagagagagacagtGTAGTTGGCAATCGATGTCCACTATTTTTCCTTTTCAGACACAATTTGTCGCAAGCAAGCTAAgtttgggttttgcattttgcaGTAAAAGTCACTCTTATTAAATGGTTGGTGCCCTAGACGCAGCAGAAAGGAAGAGTTTGAAATGGGTTGGTGCTGCATGGCTACTAGCAAGACACGGATGGCAAACTCTTAACAAATTCAAATATTGATTTTTCTAGCTATTTATACCCCGAAAGTGACGTACATGTTAGGTGAGTTTTTAGTTGCATGTATATAGACTTTACTTGGATTAATTTGTTATAAATTCTTGACTTGAACAAACCAGCTTGCATTTTATAGGGCAAGATAGACAGGATGGgtcagtgttttttttttgacatctATGATGGAGAATAATATAGTCACTGTTTTCATTAGCTGTACTGCTAACCTTTTCTCCCTGATCAAAATTATTTGTTggtacaaaaagaaaagaaaaaaatctcaatttctCACAACAGGGAAAACCTTACCTATCCCTCTATCAATTATAAGATGAGCAAAAGAAGACATTGGAGATAAAtaaaagggttaaatactatttagtcTCTGAACTTTTAGTGAAAAAAATATTTCAGTCCATCGCCTTTTAATTTGACGTGTTTACTCcttcatctctcaatttctcacCCAATAGGTCCAATCCATTAACTTGGTCCAATCCAATCAATTTCTCACCCAATAGGTCCAATCCATtaactttcaaaattatctgTTAAGTGGCTGACGTGGCTAATCCTTTGATGTTAACTCAGTTTGGTGGACCCATTTCGAATGAAAATATCTATTATAGCCCTAACTtggtctctcttttttttcaattattttattgttcttttttttttttttttttttggccttttTCCAAGAGCACCAAAATGGAAGCCCTGAAGAAATCCTCTTCCATCAACTCCGATCACTCCGCCTACACCGCCGACTCCCCCTTCCGCTACCTCTCCCCCATGTTATCCGACACCGGCGACCCCTTCGAAACCCCGCCCTACACCTCCCAGGAGCTATCCCCTGACAACGCCAAGGCCATCATGGCCATCAACAAGTTCAGAATTAAGATTATTTCGGCCTCCATCTCTGGGACGTCGAAGCTCTCTAATAGtactctcttcctcctctccctcttcttccATCGCTTGTCACCATGCTACTGTACCGTAATCTCTCACACAAACCGTTCTTTCTCCTCTATTCAATCACCACAGTCCTCTTCTCCACCTTTACCTCCGCCGTCGATTTCCTCCACTTCTACACCTCCGTCATCGGTTTCCTCCATACTGAGGAACCCAAATTTTCTAGTTGCACATTCATAAACATTCTTGAATGAGTTTGAGGAAATCACTTTTAAGCTGTTGTACTCCACCACAAACCTCCCCACAGAAAACCCACATAGCAAAAACCAAACAACACTAAAAATCCAATATTTTCCTTCATCTTAGAACTTGCACTGAGTCTCAGAGATCCCCAGATCAAACACAGTAAGCAAAACTCTTATTGCAATAATTAAAAGCAGAAAAGATCAAAGTTTTCACGAATCAGAGATGTTTATCACAAGAGAGACTCATTTTTCTTGAAACCCAGATCAAGAACACTCGCGAAGATCTGCGATGATGATTGCAATAATTAAAAGCAGAAAAGATCAAAGTTTTCATGAATCAAAGATGTTTATCGCAAGAGAGACTCATTTTTCTTGAAACCCAGATCGAGAAGACTCGCGAAGATTTGCGATGATGAGGAGATGGGTTTTGGGCGGCGGAGAAGTGGTGTCGGTGATGGCACTCGAGATTGCGGCGTGGATTCAAAGCGGCGTTAGAGGAGTCGGTGAAGGGTGGTATAGATGCTCTGATTTTCTGAGGAAGTCAGTGAAGAGTACAAGAGGCTAGAAGGAGAGGTTGTTCTCTCGTAGCACTTCTATGTCAGAACTTGGTTCTGAAGTCTGGACCAGAGATAATAGTAAGTGTGGGTTGAGATTGGGAAATAgaaagatggagagagagccggaagaagaagaggtaaacagcacaaaaaaaaaggtatgtgagggtaaaatagacattttagtGCGAAAGAGATGCCACGTCAACCACTTAACGGATAATTTAACGGAGTAACAGATTGGACCTATTGAgtgagaaattgagagatgaagGAGTAAACATGTCAAATTAAAAGGTGAAGGACTGAAGTGCACCTTTTTTCAGTAAAAGTTTAggaactaaacagtatttaaccctaaatAAAACTATGTTTGGAGGCAACAAAGAAGATTTGAAACTGTACTTACATagccatttgcaagcataattagctataatgagccacgctcatgctaccgtcAGCGGTACCAATTCCCGCCAAGGGAGTGACCTCTGGGAACACAGCCAGGTACCCGGCTTACCCCCAGATCGTCgcccacgcgccgcgccaagacaaCATCAGAGGCTCCAAAGCTagggactgaagcacatcagtcccacatccaaaacatgaagaagattagctccttcttcacctataaaaggttctatCTTCTCTCCTTAtaaattacgcattcaatacttacctactattactttgtcaacataaatacattgactaacttaggcatcggagaagagaagaccgcccgacgcggtctccctctgacgccctttgtattttacttgacaggtagcggaagctctgataACATCACAAGTatcggtccgcccatcggattagcgttaacaaaggtttagctaccgccgaactttaaacattaacagaaACAATATTTATCATACACTTGATTTGAGACACTTTTACAAAAGCTTGATTTGAGACACTTTTACAAAAGAGGAGGTGGTGTTTTCTTATAAGATGTATGGCTATAAACATGCTGATTTTTGGTGGAGAATTAGAGAAAAATAGATCAACATTAGGCTATGTTTTTCAATGCAATTCCACAAGTGTTTCTTGGTGTTTTTTCTAGCAAGAAAAAAGACTCAAGTTTCGTTATCTAGAGAAGCAGAGTACAGGGCTGCTACACTTGCTGCCCAAGAATGTGTTTTGCTTCAGAGACTTATTAAGGATGTTTATCATCACTTGTGATAGATGAAGGAAAATTATATGAAACAATTCGACATCCATGTCATAGCAACACAAGCTGAGATGGAAACTTAGTCAATCAAAAAGATATAATATCCATATTGAACCCAACAATTAATATATCAAATATCAATCATCTCTTTAACAACGTTGTacgaatttatttatttttttaatgttatTATACATTAATAACCAGTAGGAGGTCATTAGAATTAAAATTAAGAAGAAAGACTCATGTTATTAAGTCAAATGTTTATGGGATGTAACTCCCAATTAATTGCAATATATAGATTAAGGAAAATTCTATGCACTAAAAGAAATCTAAAATACACTCGAATGTTAAATTTGGTATGGCTAGAAAACAAGTCGATCATAACACAAGGTGAGATGGAAACTTAGTAAATCAAAAGCAGATAATACGTACCCAAGAATGTACATTCTATATCCCTTAATTTGGTTTTGACTTGAGAAGGAGGCAAGGAGGCTACTTGTTCACTGATTCCTCTGCTTAACTAGAATACAATCTATCGCGTAAAGGAAAATAACCTGAAAGAAACCAAGAGAATGTGAGcaaaagtgaagaattttagctCTTGAGTtctgttggaaaaaaaaaattgagagaaaaagaaaaatgaaggtgAAAATAACACAATCAAATTAAGGGACAAAGGATACCggtgaaactttttttttttttttatctttcggGGATGTGTGTCTAATACGTACaaagtgaaaatacaaggatAGAATGTGATTTTCTagaaaatggggattgcagtgcactgatcaatgcttactgggcagcagaaaccaaaattaataaacaaaacaccagattttggttacgcagtgaaaacctcaaatatgagattaaaaacactgcggggctcttactcttgaaaGCCCAAAATAAGAATGATCTTATtatgaaggatatgttcttttacagacttgaatagcactagctcggctacaatGATTAGACAAAATCTAccacaaagtttgtcttccttcttaaactccttcacttgaacgatcaccaaatcttgctcttctttcttcataGTCTCTCTACTGATCTTAAGAGAgttttatgcatatgaaaccATGATCAacaacacttatacatggaccaagtgttttgactctttgtgaagactcaatctcaagcaaacatgcaagactctacAAGTATTCTTACGTCTCTAGGTTCTGCATATATGCCGTCTGTTTTTCCACCTTCTAAGGTTAGCTGCCATGTACaccaaaacaaccaaaaaacaGCTATTTACCCTAATCCGCCTTCTACAAGGAAAAACAAATCTTTTTGTGCTAATAAAAAATATACATAATTAAGGACaccaaaccctaaaatataTGGGAAATCAATAATCCAATATGGCacacagaaaaatatctttaaataacCAAAAGATATTAAACTCATTAACCCTAAAGATACTTTCccgttttgtatggaatgccaacacaccaagttgatcaaaacttgtacctacacaAAGGAAAACCAGAATGTTGCTCTAACAAAGAAGATTGCTATAATATAATAAcgggtgaatttttttttttttctgtttttggtgtCTGTTTATCTTGTTTGACTTTTCTAATTTGAGACAAaggaaaccagaaaagaaaggTTGGTCCAATAACgggtgtgaatttttttttttttttttttttttggtctgtacGTGTGTCTTGTTCGGCTTTTCTAATTTGAGACAAAGGAAACCAGAAAAGGTTGCTCCAGCGAAGAAGGTTGTTGCAATAACCAAACTCCCAATGTAAAACCTAGAGAAACTAATTGGCtagaaatt contains these protein-coding regions:
- the LOC112177128 gene encoding isoflavone reductase homolog, producing MANAKSNLKVLVVGGTGYIGRRIVSASLAQGYPTYVLQRPATEIGLDIEKLQMLLSFKKQGAHLVEGSFSDIQSLVDAVKQVDVVICTMSGVHFRSHNLLLQLKLVEAIKQAGNVKRFLPSEFGLDPARMGHGLEPGRVTFDEKMVVRKAIEDANIPFTYVCGAGFAGYFAGNLSQMGTLVPPKDKVLIYGDGNTKVSFMDEDDIGSYTIKTIDDPRTCNKTLYLLPPENLLTQRQLVDIWENLVGKKLEKISLSKEDLLASMKGMDYAGQVGVGHFYHIFYEGSLTNFEIEEEGEEASKLYPEVKYTRMDEYLKIYA